The following proteins are encoded in a genomic region of Halodesulfovibrio sp.:
- the pstC gene encoding phosphate ABC transporter permease subunit PstC, with product MRISRQQREMAIHGSFFAIASTSILVLTLIMVFLIMEGLPIFQHVSVPDFVFGSYWYPTDDPADFGILPMITGSLAVTALSSCIAIPLGLMTAIYLAEIATPRMRTIIKPLVEMLQALPSVVIGFFGMVVIAPLLQDCFGIATGLNLFNASVMLAFMAVPTITSIAEDAIYSVPEELRAASLALGATKWQTIANVVIPASLSGISTAVILGMARSIGETMVVLMVAGGAAMTPSSLFDPVRPMPASIAAEMAEAPFQSEHYYALFATGMVLFLFTLVFNILAAYIAEKKKQTGTATL from the coding sequence ATGCGGATTTCGAGACAACAGAGAGAGATGGCGATTCATGGTAGTTTTTTTGCCATTGCTTCAACAAGCATTCTCGTTCTTACCCTCATAATGGTTTTTCTCATTATGGAGGGATTACCAATTTTTCAGCATGTGTCTGTGCCGGATTTTGTATTCGGTTCTTACTGGTATCCTACCGATGACCCAGCGGATTTCGGCATACTACCAATGATCACAGGCTCACTTGCGGTAACAGCCCTTTCTTCCTGCATCGCTATCCCTCTAGGGTTAATGACGGCAATTTATCTCGCTGAAATTGCGACACCGCGCATGCGTACTATCATCAAGCCACTAGTGGAGATGCTACAAGCGTTACCTTCTGTGGTAATTGGTTTCTTCGGTATGGTTGTTATCGCACCGTTACTTCAAGACTGTTTTGGCATTGCGACGGGACTTAACCTATTCAATGCATCTGTCATGCTGGCATTTATGGCAGTACCTACCATTACCTCTATTGCTGAAGACGCAATCTACAGTGTGCCAGAAGAACTTAGAGCTGCCTCTCTCGCATTGGGCGCTACCAAATGGCAGACTATTGCCAACGTTGTCATCCCTGCATCGCTATCAGGAATCAGCACTGCGGTTATTTTAGGAATGGCACGCTCTATAGGTGAAACTATGGTTGTTCTCATGGTCGCTGGCGGTGCCGCAATGACACCTTCTTCTCTGTTTGACCCAGTACGCCCAATGCCTGCATCTATTGCTGCTGAAATGGCAGAAGCACCATTCCAAAGCGAACATTACTACGCACTATTCGCTACAGGCATGGTTCTGTTCCTGTTCACCTTAGTATTTAACATTCTTGCTGCATACATAGCCGAAAAGAAAAAACAGACCGGAACAGCGACCTTATAA
- a CDS encoding DUF3536 domain-containing protein, with amino-acid sequence MSRYLCIHGHFYQPPREDPWLGEIMPEGSAAPMLNWNERITRESYTPLAFAKRLNSDGHIIELVNCYEWISFNVGPTLMRWMETAFPAIYQRIIDADKSSMRRFGHGNAIAQIYHHTILPLAKERDKDLEVQWAIQDFEKRFERKPEGMWLAECAVDTPTLETLAKHDIKFTILSPHQADALEDNGEWYNINGDTFDTSIPYRVDLPSGRSIAIFFYDAAISQAVAFEKLLSNGDTFWNKIKSFSNNGILTVSTDGETYGHHFKFGEMALAHVIDNARSARDGIELTNLAAFLASNPPQQKVRLHQPSAWSCSHGVERWRSNCGCTAGGHPEWQQEWRRPLRDAMNFMKECVDNFFDLKAGDYYEAPEKALCEYGHVLSGSTHWDEFLSKHARGRLSEQQRHEAILLLFMQEQALSGFASCAWFFDELTRIEPKNALSFALHALDILAEFEGHTRLDDFAEILADAVSNKKGHETGKELLYERILPRRESEASILLQALLLLSNDNYFPQKGKTYLVTWSNITVKVTPENIEDNHFSGKAIMFWKDSTFGINISWQYAKLPAGFMNSSTVTATIENKGAQSCIYTALPRNKRQSITVHFMQHVLDDLIATYTPLGLDATVLFETWTEGQKDQPAGHLWDVVCPALIEGYIFSEHCEVQLKTKQIACLRHYLQQWITRKQYDPVMTLKKVEAKIIRMLSDDDPAYFKTTGILERARELFPYAPMDDLLYFLWQEKQHDPYIRKIARFVNLELP; translated from the coding sequence ATGTCCCGTTATCTATGCATTCACGGTCACTTTTACCAGCCCCCTCGCGAAGACCCGTGGCTTGGCGAAATCATGCCCGAAGGTAGCGCCGCGCCAATGTTAAACTGGAATGAACGTATAACACGCGAAAGTTATACTCCTCTTGCATTTGCAAAACGACTTAACAGCGACGGCCACATTATAGAACTAGTCAATTGTTATGAATGGATCAGCTTTAATGTAGGTCCTACTCTCATGCGTTGGATGGAAACTGCATTCCCTGCAATCTATCAACGCATTATTGATGCAGATAAATCCAGCATGCGAAGATTCGGACATGGCAATGCCATAGCACAAATATACCATCACACAATTCTTCCACTTGCAAAGGAACGCGATAAAGATCTTGAAGTCCAGTGGGCGATTCAAGATTTTGAAAAACGCTTCGAACGCAAGCCCGAAGGCATGTGGCTTGCTGAATGCGCTGTGGATACTCCTACGCTGGAAACACTGGCAAAGCATGACATCAAATTTACTATCCTATCTCCGCATCAAGCAGATGCATTAGAAGATAATGGAGAATGGTACAATATTAATGGCGACACATTTGATACGTCCATCCCATACAGAGTAGATCTTCCAAGTGGTCGTTCCATTGCTATATTCTTTTATGATGCCGCTATTTCGCAGGCTGTCGCCTTTGAAAAATTACTCTCCAATGGAGACACTTTCTGGAATAAAATCAAATCATTTTCTAACAACGGCATATTGACAGTTAGCACAGACGGGGAAACCTACGGTCATCATTTCAAATTTGGCGAAATGGCACTTGCACATGTCATTGACAATGCACGCTCTGCCCGCGATGGCATAGAACTTACCAATCTGGCGGCATTTCTTGCCAGCAACCCACCGCAACAAAAAGTGCGCCTGCATCAACCCTCCGCGTGGAGCTGTTCGCACGGCGTTGAACGCTGGCGCAGTAACTGCGGCTGTACAGCCGGAGGGCATCCTGAATGGCAACAAGAGTGGCGCAGACCATTACGCGACGCCATGAATTTTATGAAAGAATGCGTGGATAACTTTTTCGATTTAAAAGCTGGTGACTATTACGAAGCACCGGAAAAAGCACTCTGCGAATATGGGCACGTCCTTTCCGGCAGCACTCACTGGGACGAATTTCTTTCCAAACATGCCCGCGGAAGGCTTAGTGAACAGCAACGCCATGAAGCAATCCTTCTCCTATTTATGCAGGAACAGGCACTCTCTGGCTTTGCAAGCTGTGCATGGTTTTTTGATGAATTAACCCGCATTGAACCCAAGAATGCGCTCTCATTTGCACTGCATGCTCTTGATATTCTAGCGGAGTTCGAAGGGCATACAAGACTCGATGATTTTGCCGAAATTCTTGCAGACGCAGTCTCTAATAAAAAAGGACACGAAACAGGAAAAGAACTGTTATATGAAAGGATTTTGCCACGCAGAGAATCTGAAGCCTCTATTTTGCTACAGGCGCTACTACTCCTTAGCAATGACAATTACTTCCCGCAAAAAGGAAAGACCTATCTCGTCACATGGAGTAACATTACGGTCAAGGTTACGCCGGAAAATATCGAGGACAACCATTTTTCTGGAAAAGCAATTATGTTCTGGAAAGACTCCACCTTCGGTATCAACATAAGCTGGCAGTACGCCAAGCTTCCAGCCGGATTTATGAACAGCTCCACTGTCACAGCTACAATCGAAAACAAAGGCGCCCAGAGTTGTATTTACACAGCGCTGCCGCGCAACAAGCGGCAATCTATCACTGTGCATTTTATGCAGCATGTTCTTGATGATCTTATAGCAACATATACTCCACTCGGTCTGGACGCCACAGTCTTGTTTGAAACATGGACAGAAGGACAAAAAGATCAACCGGCAGGACATCTATGGGATGTAGTGTGCCCTGCTCTGATTGAAGGTTACATTTTCTCTGAGCACTGCGAAGTGCAGTTAAAAACAAAACAGATTGCATGCTTGCGCCACTACTTGCAGCAATGGATTACCCGCAAGCAGTATGACCCTGTAATGACGCTCAAAAAAGTAGAAGCAAAAATAATCCGAATGTTGTCCGATGACGATCCGGCGTACTTTAAAACAACAGGCATTCTTGAACGAGCGCGAGAGTTGTTCCCGTATGCTCCAATGGACGATCTGCTTTACTTCCTGTGGCAGGAAAAACAACATGATCCGTATATCCGAAAGATCGCCCGATTCGTCAACTTAGAACTGCCATAG
- a CDS encoding phosphate ABC transporter substrate-binding protein, with protein sequence MRPWNYILTAFLIICLAVPAFANNTVTVKGSTTVLPIMQGAVEAFIAETGIPVAVSGGGSSNGIKALLDGSTDVAMASRKMKGKEIKLAESKKLTPVEHIIALDAVIPIVHPSNPINNLTSAQLKAIYEGKVTNWKEVGGTDGKIVVISRDTSSGTYETWHKIVMQKARVFPGALLQASSGAVLQAVSKNKNAIAYDGIGYINDSVKPLSVDGIVGSAATAKDKSYPVARTLQIYTSSAPSPEASKLVEFILSPKGQDLVEKAGFIRR encoded by the coding sequence ATGCGTCCTTGGAATTATATTCTGACTGCCTTTTTGATTATCTGCCTTGCTGTCCCTGCTTTTGCAAATAACACTGTAACTGTAAAAGGCTCTACCACTGTGCTGCCAATTATGCAGGGTGCTGTGGAAGCATTTATTGCAGAAACCGGTATTCCGGTTGCTGTTTCAGGCGGTGGCTCATCAAACGGCATCAAAGCACTTCTGGATGGCAGTACCGATGTTGCCATGGCATCCCGCAAGATGAAGGGTAAAGAAATCAAGCTTGCTGAATCCAAAAAACTCACTCCTGTTGAACACATCATCGCTTTGGATGCTGTTATCCCTATCGTACACCCATCTAACCCGATAAATAACCTTACCTCAGCTCAACTAAAGGCTATTTACGAAGGTAAAGTAACCAACTGGAAAGAAGTTGGCGGCACAGATGGTAAAATCGTCGTTATTTCCCGTGACACGTCTTCCGGCACCTACGAGACATGGCACAAAATCGTAATGCAAAAAGCCCGCGTATTCCCCGGTGCGCTGCTTCAAGCTTCCTCCGGCGCAGTGTTGCAGGCGGTATCTAAAAACAAAAATGCCATTGCATATGATGGCATTGGCTACATCAACGATTCCGTAAAGCCTCTTTCTGTAGACGGTATTGTAGGCAGCGCTGCCACAGCAAAAGACAAGTCATACCCTGTAGCACGCACGTTACAGATTTATACTTCTTCCGCCCCTTCTCCTGAAGCATCCAAGCTTGTTGAATTTATCCTCTCCCCTAAAGGTCAGGATCTCGTAGAAAAAGCGGGCTTTATCCGCCGCTAA